Proteins encoded together in one Coffea arabica cultivar ET-39 chromosome 2c, Coffea Arabica ET-39 HiFi, whole genome shotgun sequence window:
- the LOC140034945 gene encoding uncharacterized protein: protein MAATASRPPSKLCDLDITIVSAKHLKNVSWRNGDLKPYVIFWVDPDRRLATKSDDSGSNRPVWNERFVLPLTLPPQDSLLTLEIFHSKPSETPKPLVGTLRFQLKDLVDSDDSSKLRTFDLRRPSGRPHGKIRLKLALRERPVQDYQVTPPSTYYYSSAPPPPLPHSAARDYRGYSTSPYTIHPAPPPAAPSPPPPPPPPHPYQYSGYSDPYSSYYPGYYSQQPPPPPLPRPLFDRQSSYGGPGPSAPVDYAPYDHQKRGAKLGLGAGLAVGAVGGALGGLALEEGLKYEEDKIADRVESDLAAREDYSDYRVDY from the coding sequence ATGGCAGCAACCGCCTCTCGGCCGCCGTCGAAACTCTGCGATCTCGATATTACGATTGTTTCCGCCAAGCATCTGAAGAACGTGAGCTGGCGTAACGGTGACCTCAAGCCCTACGTCATCTTCTGGGTCGACCCCGACCGCCGTCTGGCTACCAAATCCGACGATTCCGGCTCCAATCGACCTGTCTGGAACGAGCGCTTCGTCCTCCCTTTAACTCTTCCCCCGCAAGATTCCCTACTTACTCTCGAGATCTTCCACTCCAAACCCTCAGAGACACCTAAGCCCCTGGTTGGTACACTCCGGTTCCAACTCAAGGACCTGGTCGACTCGGATGATTCCTCCAAACTGAGAACTTTCGACCTCCGACGGCCCTCTGGTCGTCCCCACGGTAAGATCCGCCTCAAGCTCGCCCTTCGTGAACGCCCCGTGCAAGATTACCAAGTTACCCCTCCCTCCACCTATTACTACTCCTCtgcccctcctcctcctctccctCACTCCGCCGCTCGCGACTACAGAGGATACTCGACCTCTCCTTACACTATCCACCCTGCGCCGCCACCTGCTGCTCCatcccctcctcctcctcctccaccaccacACCCGTACCAGTACAGCGGATACTCGGACCCCTACTCAAGCTACTATCCAGGTTACTACTCGCAGCAGCCACCGCCTCCTCCTCTTCCCCGGCCGTTATTCGACCGGCAATCGAGCTATGGTGGGCCAGGGCCGAGCGCGCCTGTGGATTATGCTCCGTATGACCACCAGAAGCGCGGAGCAAAGTTGGGCCTAGGTGCAGGATTGGCAGTGGGGGCTGTGGGGGGAGCCCTTGGGGGGTTGGCATTGGAGGAAGGATTGAAGTATGAAGAAGATAAGATTGCAGACAGGGTGGAGAGTGACTTGGCAGCCAGGGAAGATTACAGCGATTATCGTGTTGACTACTGA
- the LOC113730394 gene encoding peroxisomal nicotinamide adenine dinucleotide carrier isoform X2, giving the protein MSDALINGLAGAGGGIIAQLITYPLQTVNTRQQTERDPKREKRRHGTIEQMIQVARHEGWDRLYGGLTPSLVGTAASQGVYYYFYQIFRSKAEAAALQRRRNGVGDGSVGMFSSLVVAALSGCVNVLLTNPIWVVVTRMQTHTKKTGNCQPDSTSSGDNILAALEPPPFGTCHAIQEVYDEGGVWGFWRGVFPTLIMVSNPSIQFMLYETLLKKLKKRRASSKKGSNDVSALESRLQAKQVASGDKRHHYRGTLDAFIKMIRYEGFYGFYKGMGTKIVQSVLAAAVLFMVKEELVRGTRWLLTKDAVKMVNSKPSS; this is encoded by the exons ATGTCGGACGCTTTGATTAATGGACTTGCCGGTGCCGGTGGTGGTATCATCGCTCAACTCATCACATATCCTCTCCAGACC GTAAATACGCGGCAACAAACGGAGAGGGATCCGAAACGGGAGAAGAGGAGGCATGGAACTATTGAACAAATGATCCAG GTCGCAAGGCATGAGGGTTGGGATCGGCTGTATGGAGGCTTGACTCCATCTCTGGTCGGCACAGCTGCATCTCAG GGTGTTTACTATTATTTCTATCAAATATTTAGGAGTAAGGCTGAAGCTGCAGCACTTCAACGAAGGAGAAATGGTGTAGGTGATGGATCAGTTGGGATGTTCTCATCACTTGTGGTGGCTGCTTTATCCGG CTGCGTAAATGTTTTGCTGACTAATCCTATTTGGGTAGTTGTGACCAGAATGCAG ACTCATACAAAGAAAACAGGAAATTGTCAACCTGACTCTACTTCATCAGGGGATAATATTCTTGCTGCTCTAGAACCTCCTCCATTTGGGACTTGCCATGCA ATCCAAGAAGTCTATGATGAAGGTGGAGTTTGGGGATTCTGGAGAGGTGTTTTTCCGACGTTGATCATG GTCAGCAATCCTTCTATACAATTTATGCTGTATGAAACCCTTTTGAAGAAGCTGAAGAAACGTCGTGCGTCAAGCAAGAAAGGTAGCAATGATGTGTCCGCTTTGGAG TCTAGACTTCAAGCAAAGCAAGTAGCCAGTGGAGATAAAAGACATCATTATAGAG GGACCTTGGATGCTTTCATCAAGATGATACGTTATGAAGGGTTTTATGGATTTTACAAGGGGATGGGCACGAAAATCGTACAGAGCGTTCTTGCTGCTGCTGTTCTATTTATGGTCAAGGAAGAGCTTGTAAGGGGGACCAGATGGTTATTAACGAAGGATGCCGTCAAAATGGTGAACTCAAAGCCTTCATCGTGA
- the LOC113730394 gene encoding peroxisomal nicotinamide adenine dinucleotide carrier isoform X1 — translation MSDALINGLAGAGGGIIAQLITYPLQTVNTRQQTERDPKREKRRHGTIEQMIQVARHEGWDRLYGGLTPSLVGTAASQGVYYYFYQIFRSKAEAAALQRRRNGVGDGSVGMFSSLVVAALSGCVNVLLTNPIWVVVTRMQTHTKKTGNCQPDSTSSGDNILAALEPPPFGTCHAIQEVYDEGGVWGFWRGVFPTLIMVSNPSIQFMLYETLLKKLKKRRASSKKGSNDVSALEVFLLGAVAKLGATVVTYPLLVVKSRLQAKQVASGDKRHHYRGTLDAFIKMIRYEGFYGFYKGMGTKIVQSVLAAAVLFMVKEELVRGTRWLLTKDAVKMVNSKPSS, via the exons ATGTCGGACGCTTTGATTAATGGACTTGCCGGTGCCGGTGGTGGTATCATCGCTCAACTCATCACATATCCTCTCCAGACC GTAAATACGCGGCAACAAACGGAGAGGGATCCGAAACGGGAGAAGAGGAGGCATGGAACTATTGAACAAATGATCCAG GTCGCAAGGCATGAGGGTTGGGATCGGCTGTATGGAGGCTTGACTCCATCTCTGGTCGGCACAGCTGCATCTCAG GGTGTTTACTATTATTTCTATCAAATATTTAGGAGTAAGGCTGAAGCTGCAGCACTTCAACGAAGGAGAAATGGTGTAGGTGATGGATCAGTTGGGATGTTCTCATCACTTGTGGTGGCTGCTTTATCCGG CTGCGTAAATGTTTTGCTGACTAATCCTATTTGGGTAGTTGTGACCAGAATGCAG ACTCATACAAAGAAAACAGGAAATTGTCAACCTGACTCTACTTCATCAGGGGATAATATTCTTGCTGCTCTAGAACCTCCTCCATTTGGGACTTGCCATGCA ATCCAAGAAGTCTATGATGAAGGTGGAGTTTGGGGATTCTGGAGAGGTGTTTTTCCGACGTTGATCATG GTCAGCAATCCTTCTATACAATTTATGCTGTATGAAACCCTTTTGAAGAAGCTGAAGAAACGTCGTGCGTCAAGCAAGAAAGGTAGCAATGATGTGTCCGCTTTGGAG GTTTTTTTGCTTGGAGCTGTGGCAAAACTAGGTGCTACGGTTGTAACATATCCTCTTCTTGTTGTGAAG TCTAGACTTCAAGCAAAGCAAGTAGCCAGTGGAGATAAAAGACATCATTATAGAG GGACCTTGGATGCTTTCATCAAGATGATACGTTATGAAGGGTTTTATGGATTTTACAAGGGGATGGGCACGAAAATCGTACAGAGCGTTCTTGCTGCTGCTGTTCTATTTATGGTCAAGGAAGAGCTTGTAAGGGGGACCAGATGGTTATTAACGAAGGATGCCGTCAAAATGGTGAACTCAAAGCCTTCATCGTGA
- the LOC113730395 gene encoding signal peptidase complex subunit 2: MTDKKGDTTASSTTSNSKNTPKKANLLDHHSIKHLLDESVTEIVTGKGFIEDVRMSNIRLLMGSVIIIIALFAQFYNKKFPENRNFLIGCIVLYILFNGILQLIIHTKEKNAILFTHPPAESFSSTGLVVSSKLPRFSDMYTLTIASADPDSISAKPQVEFTKSVTQWFTKDGVLVEGLFWKDVEGLVNEYTRESKKSK, translated from the exons ATGACGGACAAGAAAGGAGACACTACTGCTTCCTCGACCACCAGCAACAGCAAAAACACTCCTAAAAAGGCTAATCTTCTGGATCACCACTCCATCAAACACCTCCTCGATGAGTCTGTCACTGAG ATCGTGACCGGCAAAGGTTTCATTGAAGATGTAAGGATGAGTAACATCAGATTGCTGATGGGAAGCGTCATCATTATAATTGCTCTTTTCGCTCAGTTCTACAACAAGAAATTTCCTGAAAACCGAAACTTTTTGATCGGCTGCATCGTGTT GTATATTTTGTTCAACGGAATTCTTCAGCTGATCATACATACGAAGGAAAAGAATGCGATTTTATTCACCCATCCTCCTGCT GAATCTTTTAGTAGCACTGGGCTAGTTGTCTCTTCCAAGTTGCCAAGGTTTTCTGATATGTACACACTTACCATAGCGAGTGCAGATCCTGATTCAATATCTGCAAAGCCTCAAGTGGAATTTACCAAGAGCGTTACCCAGTG GTTCACAAAGGATGGAGTTTTGGTGGAAGGGCTGTTTTGGAAAGATGTTGAGGGACTAGTAAACGAGTATACTAGAGAAAGTAAAAAGAGCAAGTGA